In Rhodamnia argentea isolate NSW1041297 chromosome 5, ASM2092103v1, whole genome shotgun sequence, the DNA window TGGCCGATGCAAGTTCTAGGTCCCCAACTGAAAGGGAAATAGCAGAGCTTGTTCTTGGTTGCTTTTGACACTCCCTCAGAGAACCTCTCCGGATTGAACTCTTTGGCATCATCGCCCCAATTAGCTGGATCATGGTGGATTAGGATCATGGGCACAAGAAGCACAGTTCCTGGAGGTACTTGTATATTTCCCAACTTGGTTGTCTTGTGAACTGCTCTCATTGTCATAAATCCAGGCGTATATAACCTGAGTACCTCATTCAATATCATGCTTACCTGCGTATAAATCAATTTGCTGTCAGCCTGTTTTTGTCCAAAAAGACATTGAGAATGCAAGGATTAAATTATCTAAACCGTGCCTAGTTGACCAAACCTATCAAACTCAACATCATTCATGTGATCTATGTCGTGACTTTGAATGAGAATGCAAAATCCATATGTCTCACTTCTGTCACTAGCAGAAACTAACTTGAGTGACTATCCCCCAaatactccttttttttttgtttgggggaaGGCGTAGGGAAGAACAGCAACGGGATTTCCGGTCAAGTGCTTACAATAGTTTCGCtcattttttggcttttcactttcgttctttctttctttctttttgttcttttgcagAAAACCATTTAATATGAGGTGAGTTCTGAAAATTAGGAATTTATGTCATGGGATGGGATAAACAGCGGACTACTATATGACTAGAATCCTTACAGTGTTTAGTCGGCTCAACCCATCAAAATCAGGTTTGTTGTTTCCGAAAACTCGCAGGACTTCATCTCTTGCTCTGTCTTGCCAGTTTTGGTATTTGCTCAACAAAATCAGCGTCCAAGCAAGCAGAACAGAAGCCGTCTCTTGACCTGCAAAGTTAAATGCTTTGCACTCTTGAATCACATCCTCTATGCTCATGCCCTTTTGATGCCCGGACTCTTGAATTTCTTTCATGTTTGATTTTAGCAACAGTCCCAAGAGATCATCCTCATATACTCCTTCCTTCATTGCCTTCTCTCTTTTGATCACTATGTCTTCCAACGATCCTTTTATCTTGTGGTCAATTTCTTTCATCCTCTTATGCAGCTTGTTTGGCAAGAGGCTGCTTTTTTCATATACAAATCAACTTCAAGATCAAAACTTTACACGTTGATTTTGTTTCTACAGTTTATGCTTGTTTTGCTCCATTAACGCACTCAACCATTCTCATCCATTCTATTGAGTTTAGAAGTTGAAAAACTCAGTAACAGCTTGATAGACTATTTGCCTTACTAAACATTGTCTTGACAGGAAAAAATTGCAGCGAGCCGCATATACTACCTTGCAATCACAATTCAACCACAATCCATCTTTTGcaaaatcataagaaaattgTCTTGAGAAACTTTTCAAGTTCCTTGTGTGGCCAGATGCTTAAAGATCAGCACGTGGTTTGCAAAGTCATGAGACGATTGTGGAAAGTTGCAACAGACTCCATGGATAAGAATTGAGGAAGTGAAACTGAAGTTTGTCACTCTTTTTTCCGTCATATGCTTTTGAAACAGTTAAAGATCTTGGGACATATTATTGCTAAATCAATCTCGACTTACCTCCACCCGGGAATAAACGTGAACTGAACAATCTTGGTCATGAGGCTAATTTGTTCTTGTTGAAGTGGGAGGATGCTCTTGACATGGTTGTAGGTAACACCAAAAGCAGCTCTGCATAGTACATCACCCGTCAAATGCTGAAGGTCAGGCCAAACGTCTACTTCGCCTGCCAAACTTCTCTTCTTCCATCCCCTAATCATCTCCTCGCCACTTGAACATGATGCAGTCACTACATACTGTAATAAATCAACAATTAAAAGCTAAATGAATTAAGTGTGAAAGGTGTTTTCCGATTAATTATAGTAAGTTCCATTAGATGTTGCATCTGGTCAGGAAACTATTAGATGCCTGCGG includes these proteins:
- the LOC115727224 gene encoding cytochrome P450 CYP72A219-like; translation: MRMSKEAQSRPITPFSNDIGPRLLPFFHHSIKKYGKLCFTWLGPTPVLNIMDSDMLKEIFSRIDEFEKPHPKGTGDLLASGLITIEGDKWAKHRKIINPAFHYEKLKYVVTASCSSGEEMIRGWKKRSLAGEVDVWPDLQHLTGDVLCRAAFGVTYNHVKSILPLQQEQISLMTKIVQFTFIPGWSLLPNKLHKRMKEIDHKIKGSLEDIVIKREKAMKEGVYEDDLLGLLLKSNMKEIQESGHQKGMSIEDVIQECKAFNFAGQETASVLLAWTLILLSKYQNWQDRARDEVLRVFGNNKPDFDGLSRLNTVSMILNEVLRLYTPGFMTMRAVHKTTKLGNIQVPPGTVLLVPMILIHHDPANWGDDAKEFNPERFSEGVSKATKNKLCYFPFSWGPRTCIGQNFALLEVKVALTLILQNFSMQLSPSYKHAPNALLTPTPQYGVPLILTGIGSNPSACI